DNA from Geobacter sulfurreducens PCA:
AACGGTCAGTGTGATTGTCCCCTTGAGGGTGAATTTCACGGCATTGTCGAGAAGATTCCCCAACACCTGACGGAGCCGGTGGCGGTCGCCCAGAAGGCGGTCGGGCACCTCTCCTGCCATGGAGTATTCAAGGAAGACCCCCTTCTGGCGGGCTCGCTCACCATAAATGGTGGCCATTTCTTCAATGACACGGCGCGCCGCAAAGGGCAGCTGCTCCATCTTCAGTTTTCCCGACTCAATACGGGAAAAATCGAGCAGATCGTTAATGACCTGCATGAGCAGTTCACCGGATGACCGGATGATCTCAGCATACTCGCGCTGTTTGGCTTGAAGGTCGGTTTCGAGAAGGAGACTGACCATGCCGAGGACGCCGTTCATGGGCGTGCGGATCTCGTGACTCACATTGGCCAGGAACCGCGATTTTGACTGACTGGCGGAATCTGCGGCTTCTTTCGCCTTGCTCAGGTCGGCAACAGCCCGCTCCAGTTCCTCGTTGGTCCGCGACAGATCTTCGGTGCGGCGGGCGACTTCCTCCCCCAGGTCTTCGCGGTTCCGCTTCAGATTCGCGTCACTTTCTTCGATGATCTGAAGCATCCTATTGAAGCCGGACACGAGTTCGCCGATCTCGTCGACCCCTCCCCCCGCGGCCCGTACCGAGTAGTTGTGCTCCTCAGCAACACGCCGCGTAACCTCAAGCAATTCGGCAATCGGCGCAGAAACCCGTCGCTGCAGCTTTGAAGACAGAACGTAGGCAAAGGCGGAGAGCATAAGCAGCAGCACTCCTCCGCTTACCGCATACCAGCGCAAACGCGAGTATATCTCCCGGTAATCGCCCCGCAGATAGACGGTGCCGATGACCTCCCCGTCTAGTATTATCGGCCTGAACATATCGAGGTGGTCGCCATGCCAATGATGACTGGGAAGGGAATCTCCCATCTTCTCCACCATCTGTTGCCGATACTCGATCCAGGTGGTTGCGTCATCCGCCGACGAGTTTGCGGCAGGCGATGCCAGTGACCCCTTCCGTCGGTAATGCGCAAAAATCGAGCCATCCTTGAGGTAGATGCGCCCAACGATGATGTGGGGATCCGTCTTGAGGACATCCAGCATCTCCGAGGCAGCCCGGACATCGTTAAAAACGATGCTGGTCATACTTTTGTCACCGACAACACCTGCAATGATCTCCAACCGCCTCAGAAGTTCTGGCGGCTCCATCGTCAGGTCCCGCACCACGAACCCGGCAAACGCCAGTATCAGCACCGTCACGCAGGTGGCCATGGTGACCAGTGTCAGCCTGCGGTCAAGGGACAAGGGTATCCTCCTCATCATAGGTACTGTCCCATGCTGTTATGCTCTGACGCGGCACCTTCAACCGCGCATTTATTGCAACCATTTAATATTTTCATAATAGAATGCTAAAAATTGCACGCTGTTTTAGCACGTGACACTTCACTCGTGACGCCGGCCGGCAAATCAGTCGATCCTGACTCGCTTAACGCCGGCCACGGACACCACTGCATCCATAATGCCGCATGCATGACCGCGGGAAGTGACTTTGACCTGATAGGTGAGACGCAGACTTGCTGCCGTCATATCCCTCTCCACGCTCATTGTGAGTACCTGAAGACGACACTCTTGCAAAATCTGTTCAATACGTTCCAGCTGTCCTTCCAGATCGTCGCTCCAGACCTTGACGGAGGTGTACGTATCGCGGGAAAGCAGCCCCTCGACCCTCTTGAGCAGAAGCAGGGCCGCCAGCGAGATGGCAGTGACGAACAGCGAGATGGCGAACAGACCGATACCGCAGGAAAGTCCGATGGCGGCGGCGACCCAGAGGCAGGCAGCGGTGGTAAGACCCCTGATTGAAGTTCCTTCGCGAATTATGGCCCCGGCGCCCAGAAAGCCGATACCGGCCACCACCTGG
Protein-coding regions in this window:
- a CDS encoding ATP-binding protein gives rise to the protein MSLDRRLTLVTMATCVTVLILAFAGFVVRDLTMEPPELLRRLEIIAGVVGDKSMTSIVFNDVRAASEMLDVLKTDPHIIVGRIYLKDGSIFAHYRRKGSLASPAANSSADDATTWIEYRQQMVEKMGDSLPSHHWHGDHLDMFRPIILDGEVIGTVYLRGDYREIYSRLRWYAVSGGVLLLMLSAFAYVLSSKLQRRVSAPIAELLEVTRRVAEEHNYSVRAAGGGVDEIGELVSGFNRMLQIIEESDANLKRNREDLGEEVARRTEDLSRTNEELERAVADLSKAKEAADSASQSKSRFLANVSHEIRTPMNGVLGMVSLLLETDLQAKQREYAEIIRSSGELLMQVINDLLDFSRIESGKLKMEQLPFAARRVIEEMATIYGERARQKGVFLEYSMAGEVPDRLLGDRHRLRQVLGNLLDNAVKFTLKGTITLTVRGSVEGGVCRLSCIVSDTGIGIPQDMLPRLFHPFTQADDSNTRRFGGTGLGLAIVRHLVELMGGTVSCDSEPGCGSVFRFTVALSVVPDTGEPEPEPSHEAAGSFPSRLLLAEDNAVNRMVLQEMLRSLGADVMVVSDGAEAVAAVSAERFDMVFMDCQMTGMNGIVATAEIRRMERTGQLTGRTHIIALTGRVEVGDREACLAAGMDDYLIKPVMRHDLVMVLRRWLSPHDETMPSAAYDKAPGGVSEEAECLLDRDILDGIRALEAGGSEGLLDRVIDIFISDSPRHLRDMREALARENLPAARRAAHTLKSGCLNLGAVALAALCGEMERLGEGEDVLPLRLLSRMESEFIRVCAALERERTGV
- a CDS encoding MgtC/SapB family protein, with amino-acid sequence MDFTFEMIGRLVLASVLGALIGLERELHGRPAGFRTHLLVSLGACLFVVTSIEFHRLYANTSGVGSIGADPGRVAAQVVAGIGFLGAGAIIREGTSIRGLTTAACLWVAAAIGLSCGIGLFAISLFVTAISLAALLLLKRVEGLLSRDTYTSVKVWSDDLEGQLERIEQILQECRLQVLTMSVERDMTAASLRLTYQVKVTSRGHACGIMDAVVSVAGVKRVRID